From the genome of Candidatus Paceibacterota bacterium:
GGTGCAAGTCGGCCCGTGGAGGCCGCGACTCAGCGCACCAATGTTTTCCACAAGTTAAAACGCAGATTTTGTGCGGAACAATGCAGACGGATTTGACGACTGAGTTTAGGCGCGAAGCGCAGCTAACCGTTCGCGGTGATAACAGCGACACGCTGGACCTGTGCTTTTCCTCTGAGACTCCGGTGGACCGGGGCCCTTACATGGAAATCCTGGGGCATGGCCCCGGCGAATGCGACCTTACCCGGCTCCAGGGCGGCGACCATCCTCTTCTTCTGAATCACGATCCCGATCAGCAGATTGGTGTTGTGACTAGGGCTTGGATTTCCGGCGACCGGAAGGGACGGGCGACCGTCAAATTCTCCAACTCGGCGCTGGCCAGAGAAATTCTGGACGACGTCAAAAGAAAAATTAGGAAGTGCTGTTCTGTCGGATACCGAAGGACCAAGGAATTGGCCTGCGAAGTCCGCGACGGCATTACCTATGTCCGTTTTGCTTTTCAGCCTTTTGAAGCATCGATAGTTGCGGTCCCAGCCGACACAAGTGTCGGCATCGGGCGCAGCGACTCAACAGAGTTACATTATCAAAATCATATGATTACAACGACAGAGAACAGCGAAGCGGCCCGACGGGCCGAGATCGAAGCCATCAGCAAAAACATGTCCGAACGCATCCCCGGCGCAGCCGCGGTGTGCGCGGAGGCCATCGCAACGGGCGTTTCCGTTAGGGCCTTACAGGACAAACTCTTTACGATGCTGCCGAACGTCGTCCCGGTCTCTCGTGCGACGATCAACATTCCCGAAAGCCTTAGCAAGCGCTACTCCATCTCGCGGGCGATTCTCGGAGCCTCCGAAAACCGTCTCGACGGTTTGGAGCGCGAACTCTCTCAGGAGTGCGCCCGCACGAGCCGGAAAGACCCTCAGGGCTTCTACATTCCGCACGCGATTTTGACCCGCGCTAACAACGCCGTCGGCACCGCAACACTTGGTGGCAACATCGTGGCTACCGAACTCGCAGCCGGCAATTTCATTGAGCTGCTCCGCAACAAAGCTTGGGTGGCCAAGTTGGGCGCTCGCATGCTGGACGGGCTTGTCGGCAATGTCGTCATTCCCCGTGGCCTGGCTTCTGCGGTGGGTTATTGGGTGGGCGAAGCGGTGTCCACGACTCAGAGCAATACCGGTTTCGATCAGTTGACCCTCACCCCACACGCCTGCACTGGCTATGAGATATATAGTAAGCAACTTTTGATACAGTCAACGCCCTCCGTTGATGCCCTGATCCGTGATGACATTTTGGCGGTTTTGGCGCTGGCGCTGGACTCCGCAGCCCTCAACGTG
Proteins encoded in this window:
- a CDS encoding phage major capsid protein, whose translation is CKSARGGRDSAHQCFPQVKTQILCGTMQTDLTTEFRREAQLTVRGDNSDTLDLCFSSETPVDRGPYMEILGHGPGECDLTRLQGGDHPLLLNHDPDQQIGVVTRAWISGDRKGRATVKFSNSALAREILDDVKRKIRKCCSVGYRRTKELACEVRDGITYVRFAFQPFEASIVAVPADTSVGIGRSDSTELHYQNHMITTTENSEAARRAEIEAISKNMSERIPGAAAVCAEAIATGVSVRALQDKLFTMLPNVVPVSRATINIPESLSKRYSISRAILGASENRLDGLERELSQECARTSRKDPQGFYIPHAILTRANNAVGTATLGGNIVATELAAGNFIELLRNKAWVAKLGARMLDGLVGNVVIPRGLASAVGYWVGEAVSTTQSNTGFDQLTLTPHACTGYEIYSKQLLIQSTPSVDALIRDDILAVLALALDSAALNVATTAIGGASAPTSIRGTTNVATVTNSAAGALPTFEKILELEAAVAAGNADSASCAYLTNPEVRRVLKSAVKTTYAGAYGFIWENQGADGSGTVNGYKAAVTNQLGDAETFGTLTTVCSAIYFGNWNDLIIGSWGSGLDVVVDPYSAAATREIKIYASQWVDLGVRHPASFAFMPDCLTA